Proteins encoded within one genomic window of Aspergillus nidulans FGSC A4 chromosome VII:
- the ubaA gene encoding E1 ubiquitin-activating protein ubaA (transcript_id=CADANIAT00008853) → MTDTKMQVDTPTQDTVEKIKQGDIDESLYSRQLYVLGHEAMKRMGSSNVLVVGLKGLGVEIAKNIALAGVKSLTLYDPAPVAISDLSSQFFLQPQDVGKPRAEVTAPRVAELNSYVPVTIHEGSSLVENLEQLKRYQAIVLTLTPLKEQLVIADFCHKNGIYLTIADTFGLFGYLFNDFGKNFTVGDSTGEDPVGGIVADISEDGLVSALDETRHGLEDGDFVTFTEVKGMEGLNNSAPRKVTVKGPYSFTIGDVSGLGTYQGGGLFTQVKMPKFIDFEPLSEQIKKPEFLISDFAKFDRPQQLHIGVQALHKFAETKGHFPRPHHESDAQELLQIANGLASSQEEKVELDEKLLKELSYQALGDLNPLAAFFGGIVAQEVLKAVSGKFGPVHQWLYFDSLESLPTSVTRSEETCKPLGTRYDGQIAVFGKEFQDKIANLTQFLVGAGAIGCETLKNWAMMGLGTGPKGKIYVTDMDQIEKSNLNRQFLFRSKDVGKLKSECASAAAVAMNPELEGKIVTLKDRVGPDTEHIFNEEFWEGLDGVTNALDNVEARTYVDRRCVFFRKPLLESGTLGTKGNTQVVLPRITESYSSSQDPPEKSFPMCTLKSFPNRIEHTIAWARDLFQTYFVGPPEAVNMYLSQPNYIEQTLKQAGNEKQTLEHLRDFLVTEKPANFDDCIVWARNQFEAQYNNAIQQLLYNFPRDSTTSTGQPFWSGPKRAPTPLKFDSTNPTHLGFIIAGANLHAYNYGIKNPGVDKGYYRKIVDNMIIPEFTPKSGVKIQASDNDPDPNAEASGSSFDDNDEIKRLVEILPSPKSLEGFRLNPVEFEKDDDTNHHIDFITAASNLRAENYEITPADRHKTKFIAGKIIPAIATTTALVTGLVALELLKIIDGKDDIEQYKNGFVNLALPFFGFSEPIASPKTKYQGKQGEVTIDQIWDRFEVDDIPLQDFLKHFSDLGLEISMVSSGVSLLYASFYGPSKVKDRLPMKMSELVEHISKKPIPDHQKNVIFEVTAEDQTEQDVEIPYVMVKRK, encoded by the exons atgACG GACACCAAGATGCAGGTCGATACTCCCACACAAGACACGGTCGAGAAAATCAAACAAGGCGATATCGATGAGTCCTTGTACAGTCGACAGCT ATATGTCCTTGGCCATGAGGCTATGAAACGTATGGGCTCGTCGAATGTTCTCGTAGTTGGTCTGAAAGGTTTGGGcgttgagattg CCAAAAACATCGCTCTCGCTGGTGTCAAATCTCTCACTTTATACGACCCCGCGCCAGTTGCTATATCCGATCTCTCCTCCCAGTTCTTCCTTCAACCACAAGACGTTGGCAAGCCACGTGCCGAAGTTACCGCCCCGAGAGTCGCTGAGTTGAACTCTTATGTCCCGGTCACAATCCACGAAGGCAGCAGTCTGGTAGAGAACTTGGAGCAGCTGAAGCGCTACCAGGCGATTGTCCTTACCCTCACCCCGCTGAAGGAGCAACTGGTGATTGCGGACTTCTGCCACAAGAATGGCATCTACCTCACAATAGCAGATACCTTCGGTCTTTTCGGATATCTTTTCAACGATTTTGGGAAGAACTTCACTGTTGGCGACTCTACGGGAGAAGATCCTGTAGGTGGAATTGTGGCTGACATCTCTGAAGATGGCCTCGTTTCAGCGCTCGACGAGACTCGCCACGGTTTGGAAGACGGCGATTTCGTCACGTTCACCGAAGTCAAGGGCATGGAGGGATTAAACAACAGCGCGCCAAGAAAAGTCACCGTTAAGGGTCCCTACTCGTTTACTATTGGAGACGTATCCGGCCTCGGTACGTATCAGGGTGGCGGTTTGTTCACACAGGTCAAGATGCCCAAGTTTATCGACTTCGAACCACTTTccgagcagatcaagaaGCCGGAATTCCTGATTTCCGATTTTGCCAAATTTGATCGTCCTCAGCAGCTTCATATCGGGGTTCAAGCCCTCCACAAGTTTGCAGAAACCAAGGGACACTTCCCGCGTCCCCACCATGAGAGCGATGCCCAAGAATTACTACAAATTGCAAATGGCCTAGCATCcagtcaagaagaaaaggtcGAACTAGacgagaagcttctcaaggAGCTGAGTTACCAGGCCCTAGGTGACCTCAACCCTTTGGCTGCTTTCTTCGGAGGCATTGTGGCGCAGGAGGTTCTCAAGGCAGTATCAGGAAAATTCGGACCAGTGCATCAATGGCTTTATTTCGACTCCTTAGAGTCGCTGCCTACTTCGGTCACTCGTTCCGAGGAGACCTGTAAGCCTCTTGGGACGCGTTATGATGGCCAGATCGCCGTTTTTGGTAAAGAGTTCCAGGATAAGATTGCCAACCTGACCCAGTTCCTTGTTGGTGCAGGCGCTATTGGGTGCGAGACTCTGAAGAACTGGGCCATGATGGGTCTTGGAACTGGCCCCAAGGGTAAAATCTATGTCACAGATATGGACCAGATCGAAAAGAGCAATTTGAACCGGCAGTTCCTCTTCCGCAGCAAGGATGTCGGCAAGCTCAAGAGTGAATGTgcctctgctgcagctgtggCAATGAACCCTGAGCTGGAAGGTAAAATTGTTACACTCAAGGACCGCGTGGGACCGGACACCGAGCACATCTTCAACGAGGAATTCTGGGAGGGTCTTGATGGAGTCACAAATGCTCTGGATAATGTTGAGGCCCGAACCTACGTTGACCGTCGTtgcgtcttcttcagaaaGCCACTGCTTGAGAGTGGCACCCTGGGAACCAAAGGCAATACTCAGGTCGTCCTTCCTCGCATCACCGAATCTTATTCTAGCTCTCAGGATCCTCCTGAGAAGTCGTTTCCCATGTGTACCCTCAAGAGTTTCCCCAACCGGATTGAGCATACTATCGCTTGGGCTAGGGACCTCTTCCAAACATATTTCGTTGGACCTCCAGAGGCCGTCAACATGTATCTGTCCCAGCCGAACTATATCGAGCAAACGCTCAAGCAGGCTGGGAATGAGAAGCAGACTTTGGAGCACCTGCGCGACTTTTTAGTGACCGAGAAACCTGCAAACTTCGACGATTGTATCGTCTGGGCGCGTAACCAGTTTGAAGCCCAGTACAACAACGCCATCCAACAGCTGCTCTATAACTTCCCCCGAGACTCAACTACCTCAACAGGCCAACCGTTCTGGTCCGGGCCCAAGCGCGCTCCCACGCCACTCAAGTTTGATAGCACCAACCCTACGCATCTCGGTTTCATCATTGCAGGCGCGAATCTCCATGCTTACAACTACGGAATCAAGAACCCTGGCGTTGATAAAGGATACTACAGAAAGATTGTGGATAACATGATCATCCCCGAATTTACGCCCAAATCTGGTGTTAAGATCCAGGCCAGTGACAATGACCCGGATCCAAATGCCGAGGCTTCCGGGTCTTCATTCGATGACAATGACGAGATCAAGCGTCTTGTTGAGATCCTGCCTTCTCCCAAGTCGCTTGAGGGCTTCCGTCTGAACCCCGTTGAGTTCGAGAAAGATGACGACACAAACCACCACATCGATTTCATCACTGCCGCTAGTAATCTACGCGCTGAGAACTACGAGATTACTCCTGCTGATCGCCATAAGACTAAATTCATTGCTGGAAAGATTATTCCTGCCATTGCCACAACCACCGCCCTAGTTACAGGTTTAGTTGCTCTGGAGCTGCTAAAGATCATTGACGGCAAGGATGACATTGAGCAATACAAGAACGGATTCGTCAACCTTGCGCTGCCATTCTTCGGTTTCAGCGAGCCTATTGCAAGCCCAAAAACAAAGTACCAAGGCAAGCAGGGTGAAGTGACTATTGACCAGATCTGGGACCGCTTTGAAGTGGACGATATTCCCTTGCAGGACTTCCTCAAGCACTTTTCAGACTTAGGCTTAGAGATCAGCATGGTAAGCTCTGGTGTGAGCCTACTATATGCCAGCTTCTACGGCCCCTCGAAGGTGAAGGACCGCCTTCCTATGAA GATGAGCGAGTTGGTGGAACATATCAGCAAAAAGCCAATCCCCGATCATCAAAAGAATGTTATCTTCGAGGTGACCGCTGAGGACCAGACAGAACAGGACGTTGAGATTCCGTATGTGATGGTGAAGCGGAAGTAA